In Paenibacillus hexagrammi, the following are encoded in one genomic region:
- a CDS encoding sugar phosphate isomerase/epimerase family protein, with protein MARLGIGLQLYTLRDDMEKDMEGTLRYVAELGYEGVEFAGYYGMPAEKLKQLLDELGLKAIGSHVSLASLTDNLQGEIDYLKTLGAQYIICPYVMPEQRETSEQWEEIISRCEGFAAEAKKQGLQFLYHNHDFEFHLKIKDEFVFDAMYANTGDKAINVEMDVCWVQFAGQDPLAYIAKYAGRLPLVHFKDFSKDEEGKIITLELGLGQVDLKMVIEAAEKAGAEWLVVEQDHCQKPPLTSVANSLNWVKENYTGVRQ; from the coding sequence ATGGCTCGTCTTGGAATTGGTCTTCAATTGTATACACTTAGAGACGATATGGAAAAAGATATGGAAGGCACACTTCGTTATGTAGCCGAATTAGGATACGAAGGTGTGGAGTTTGCCGGTTACTACGGCATGCCTGCCGAAAAGCTGAAACAGCTGCTTGATGAACTGGGACTGAAAGCAATCGGCAGCCATGTGAGCTTGGCGAGCCTTACTGATAATCTTCAAGGCGAGATTGACTATTTGAAAACACTTGGAGCTCAATATATCATCTGCCCTTACGTCATGCCTGAACAGCGGGAAACGTCCGAGCAATGGGAAGAAATCATCTCCCGCTGCGAAGGATTTGCTGCTGAAGCTAAGAAACAAGGTCTGCAGTTCTTATATCATAATCATGATTTCGAATTTCATCTTAAAATCAAGGATGAGTTTGTGTTCGATGCCATGTACGCGAATACAGGTGATAAGGCCATTAACGTGGAAATGGATGTATGCTGGGTACAGTTTGCAGGCCAAGATCCTCTGGCTTATATTGCGAAGTATGCTGGTCGTCTGCCGCTGGTTCATTTCAAGGATTTCTCCAAAGATGAAGAAGGTAAAATCATTACCTTGGAGCTTGGACTTGGCCAGGTTGATCTGAAGATGGTCATCGAAGCAGCTGAGAAGGCTGGCGCAGAATGGCTGGTTGTAGAACAAGACCACTGCCAGAAGCCTCCCCTCACTAGCGTGGCAAATAGCTTGAATTGGGTAAAAGAGAACTACACAGGCGTGCGCCAATAA
- a CDS encoding sulfatase-like hydrolase/transferase has translation MLKTLVEHYQNSGEPTIIAFWGDHLPALGDDYATYIDTKYISGKDDPDFLKKMYSVPLVVWNNFDTEHKDNLNISPSFLGPYLINLSGQQGNYYMDYLDELSKKIPIIPPKDHYAEMNINEADLKDYDTLQYDILFGDRHAYKDYTKPIIDPNYHLGYGPITIDKAETDTQDLSGLSSVTITLSGSNFPPLGYVTLNGKPLKTEWRDEHSLAATVEGDLLKPGMWDVQINVKNSKDTVIDHSNSWPIEMGGR, from the coding sequence ATGTTAAAAACGCTGGTCGAGCATTACCAGAATAGCGGCGAGCCAACCATTATCGCATTCTGGGGGGATCATCTTCCCGCTCTCGGCGATGACTACGCAACTTATATTGATACCAAATATATCAGCGGCAAAGACGACCCTGACTTCTTGAAAAAGATGTACAGCGTGCCGTTAGTTGTGTGGAACAATTTCGACACCGAGCACAAAGATAATTTGAATATCAGCCCTTCGTTCCTAGGACCTTATTTGATTAACTTGTCCGGGCAGCAAGGAAATTATTATATGGACTATTTGGATGAATTGTCGAAGAAGATTCCCATTATTCCACCGAAAGACCATTATGCCGAAATGAATATCAATGAAGCGGACTTGAAGGACTACGACACCCTACAGTACGACATTTTATTCGGGGATCGTCATGCCTATAAAGACTACACGAAGCCGATCATCGATCCAAATTATCATCTTGGCTATGGCCCAATCACCATTGATAAGGCAGAAACCGATACGCAGGATCTATCTGGTCTTTCATCAGTTACTATTACACTATCAGGCAGCAACTTCCCGCCACTGGGATACGTAACGCTTAACGGCAAACCGCTGAAGACCGAATGGAGAGACGAACATAGTCTCGCTGCTACAGTGGAAGGCGACCTGTTGAAGCCAGGCATGTGGGACGTACAGATTAATGTGAAAAATTCAAAGGACACCGTCATCGACCATTCCAATTCTTGGCCGATCGAAATGGGCGGACGCTAA
- a CDS encoding AraC family transcriptional regulator: protein MDIELLTCGYSYHMERFEVSSKNGLSSYLFRLQTEGVCEALVDGKMREIQAGHLLLFKPTDPYELRIDQSQDHEDGKISSGDYYLFCKGPWMDAWWNSSPKPMCSKVDLDARLISLWRQLILEKRRMEEENEEISGYLLKALCLYLERAAKETITLKGKPFTGTRMKRFIEAHATSTFKIEDVASHVELSVSRAVHLFKECFGKTMIQYALEVRLAIAVERMHDSSMSLEQVAETCGFGSYPYFHRAFKQKYGISPKLFRQNVPQ, encoded by the coding sequence ATGGATATAGAGCTTCTGACCTGTGGATATTCCTACCATATGGAAAGGTTCGAGGTAAGCAGTAAAAACGGTCTTTCCTCCTATTTATTCCGCCTTCAAACAGAAGGCGTATGCGAAGCGCTTGTCGACGGCAAGATGCGCGAAATTCAAGCGGGTCACCTGCTGTTGTTCAAACCGACAGATCCCTACGAGCTGAGAATTGACCAATCGCAGGATCACGAGGACGGGAAAATCTCCAGCGGGGATTATTATTTGTTCTGCAAAGGCCCATGGATGGACGCTTGGTGGAACAGCAGCCCTAAACCGATGTGCAGCAAGGTAGACCTGGACGCGAGGCTCATCTCTTTGTGGCGCCAACTGATTTTGGAAAAACGAAGAATGGAAGAAGAAAATGAAGAAATTAGCGGATATCTGCTGAAAGCATTGTGCTTATATTTGGAGCGGGCCGCTAAAGAAACCATAACGCTGAAGGGCAAGCCCTTTACAGGAACCCGAATGAAGCGCTTTATCGAGGCGCATGCAACCTCCACTTTTAAAATCGAGGATGTCGCATCCCATGTGGAGCTAAGCGTCTCCCGCGCCGTGCATTTGTTTAAAGAATGCTTCGGGAAAACCATGATCCAATATGCCTTGGAGGTGCGCCTAGCCATTGCCGTTGAGCGCATGCATGACAGCTCCATGTCCCTGGAGCAGGTCGCCGAAACCTGCGGGTTTGGCAGCTACCCGTACTTTCATCGCGCTTTCAAGCAAAAATA